In Hamadaea flava, a genomic segment contains:
- a CDS encoding MazG nucleotide pyrophosphohydrolase domain-containing protein: MTARIVLLVTSPRLPAGLLTAQAWDLVRAYPVLAGAENAQTTALRANGADVTILPSPTAAALLAAAGTSVEDGGTSVEDGGTSVQGGGTSVEDGGTSVEDGGTSVEGGGTVVWLAGPDGDQRLARELGLKLASNPELAEMELLYGSWDPPGARLLDAVAVMDRLHADDAWKRSQTHQTLARYLLEEAYEAYDAIRADDLDALRGEIGDVLLQVLLHARMAEELPDEERWTIDDVAGEFVEKMIRRNPHVFEPGRETDDLEEIVANWNAVKAAERAAHPPRATTSLASALATLAQSSRDEDAVDALREALRQLTS, encoded by the coding sequence ATGACGGCGCGAATCGTCCTGCTCGTCACCTCCCCTCGGCTGCCGGCTGGACTGCTCACCGCACAGGCGTGGGACCTGGTACGCGCGTACCCGGTGCTGGCCGGAGCCGAGAACGCGCAGACCACCGCGCTGCGCGCGAACGGGGCTGACGTCACGATCCTGCCGTCGCCGACCGCCGCGGCGCTCCTGGCCGCCGCCGGCACCTCCGTGGAAGACGGCGGCACCTCCGTGGAAGACGGCGGCACCTCCGTGCAAGGCGGCGGCACCTCCGTGGAAGACGGCGGCACCTCCGTGGAAGACGGCGGCACCTCCGTGGAAGGCGGCGGCACGGTTGTCTGGCTGGCCGGGCCCGACGGCGACCAGCGACTGGCCCGGGAGCTCGGCCTCAAGCTGGCGAGCAATCCGGAACTCGCCGAGATGGAGCTGCTCTACGGCTCCTGGGATCCGCCCGGCGCCCGGCTCCTCGACGCGGTCGCCGTCATGGACCGTCTGCACGCCGACGACGCGTGGAAACGCTCGCAGACCCATCAGACCCTCGCCCGCTACCTGCTGGAGGAGGCGTACGAGGCGTACGACGCGATCCGGGCCGACGACCTCGACGCGCTGCGCGGGGAGATCGGCGACGTCCTGCTGCAGGTCCTGCTGCACGCCCGGATGGCCGAGGAACTCCCCGACGAAGAGCGTTGGACCATCGACGACGTGGCCGGCGAGTTCGTCGAGAAGATGATCCGCCGGAACCCGCACGTCTTCGAGCCGGGCCGAGAGACCGACGACCTCGAGGAGATCGTCGCCAACTGGAACGCCGTCAAGGCGGCCGAACGGGCCGCGCATCCGCCCCGGGCGACGACGTCGCTGGCGAGCGCGCTGGCGACGCTGGCGCAGTCGTCGCGGGACGAGGACGCCGTCGACGCTCTTCGCGAGGCACTCCGACAGCTGACTTCATGA
- a CDS encoding DUF885 domain-containing protein, which produces MEFAPLAEKIVDAVLESDPVAANYAGDHRFDHRLPDLSTEGVAADVAMLREAAHALSQVDVDELDPAEQVDHEILSSIVDRQIFERSDVREHEWNPLVHNPGALLHALMSRPFAPVEERLESLALRLAFVPDALATARTLLDGCPQVHLETAVGQFQGSAELIRDSLPPMVAQVPGLESVVGPVADQAVRALEEFSGWLGRQRPARDPRLGRKLFEARLWHTLDTQLSAAEVLDRAEANLERVTEEIREAASGVAGGPASDQGVRAALRSLSEQRPANDTVVELARVTMDETTEFVRANELVSLLDDPCVLEEMPEFARGVAVAYCDAPGPLETADVPTFYCIAPTPRDWSPELVESFYREYNDHMVRNLTVHEAMPGHYLQLAHARRYRGSTRVRALGSSGPFVEGWAVYAEEIMADHGFGGLPVRLQQLKLQLRMTINAILDQLVHCEGLAEVDAMALMTERGFQEEGEAAGKWRRALLTSTQLSTYFVGWSEVSAIGRARPAGTPARQWHDAMLAHGSPSPRHLRTLLGL; this is translated from the coding sequence ATGGAGTTCGCGCCGCTCGCCGAGAAGATCGTCGACGCCGTCCTGGAGTCGGACCCCGTCGCCGCGAACTACGCGGGCGACCACCGGTTCGACCATCGTCTGCCCGACCTGAGCACCGAGGGCGTCGCCGCCGACGTGGCCATGCTGCGCGAGGCCGCGCACGCGTTGTCCCAGGTGGACGTGGACGAGCTGGATCCGGCCGAGCAGGTCGACCACGAGATCCTGTCGAGCATCGTCGACCGGCAGATCTTCGAGCGGTCCGATGTGCGCGAACACGAGTGGAACCCGCTCGTGCACAATCCGGGCGCGTTGCTGCACGCGCTGATGTCCCGTCCGTTCGCCCCGGTCGAGGAACGGCTGGAGTCGCTGGCCCTGCGGCTCGCCTTCGTCCCGGACGCGCTGGCCACCGCGCGTACCCTGCTCGACGGGTGCCCGCAGGTCCACTTGGAGACCGCGGTCGGCCAGTTCCAGGGCTCCGCCGAACTCATCCGCGACTCGTTGCCGCCGATGGTCGCGCAGGTCCCGGGCCTGGAGTCGGTGGTCGGCCCGGTCGCCGACCAGGCGGTCCGCGCGTTGGAGGAGTTCTCCGGCTGGCTCGGCCGGCAACGTCCGGCGCGCGATCCGCGCTTGGGCCGCAAACTCTTCGAGGCCCGCCTCTGGCACACCCTCGACACTCAGCTGTCCGCGGCCGAGGTCCTGGATCGCGCGGAGGCCAACCTCGAGCGGGTCACGGAGGAGATCCGCGAAGCGGCGTCCGGCGTCGCGGGGGGTCCCGCCTCCGACCAAGGGGTACGCGCAGCGTTGCGGTCGTTGTCCGAGCAGCGGCCGGCCAACGACACGGTCGTGGAGCTCGCCCGGGTGACGATGGACGAGACGACCGAGTTCGTCCGGGCGAACGAACTCGTCTCGCTGCTCGACGACCCGTGCGTCCTCGAGGAGATGCCCGAGTTCGCCCGCGGGGTGGCCGTGGCGTACTGCGACGCGCCGGGGCCGCTGGAGACGGCGGACGTGCCGACGTTCTACTGCATCGCGCCGACGCCCCGGGACTGGTCGCCGGAGCTGGTCGAGTCGTTCTACCGCGAGTACAACGACCACATGGTCCGGAACCTCACCGTGCACGAGGCGATGCCGGGCCATTATCTGCAGCTCGCGCACGCCCGCCGCTACCGGGGTTCGACCCGCGTACGCGCGCTGGGCTCCTCCGGCCCGTTCGTCGAGGGCTGGGCGGTGTACGCCGAGGAGATCATGGCCGATCACGGCTTCGGCGGCCTGCCCGTACGCCTGCAGCAGCTCAAGTTGCAGTTGCGGATGACGATCAACGCGATCCTGGACCAGCTCGTGCATTGCGAGGGGCTGGCCGAGGTGGACGCGATGGCGTTGATGACCGAGCGTGGGTTCCAGGAGGAGGGCGAGGCGGCCGGGAAGTGGCGGCGGGCGCTGTTGACCTCGACGCAGCTGTCGACCTACTTCGTGGGCTGGTCGGAGGTGTCGGCGATCGGCCGCGCCCGCCCGGCCGGCACGCCCGCCCGGCAGTGGCACGACGCCATGCTCGCCCACGGCTCGCCGTCGCCGCGCCACCTGCGTACGCTGCTCGGGCTGTGA
- the mfd gene encoding transcription-repair coupling factor — MRLVGLLEAALADPALARAGELARGAEDVDVTAPSALRPFLAATAARNKSVLAVTATSREADDLAEALSSFLSPDQVAAYPSWETLPHERLSPRSDTVGRRLAVLRRLAHPELEGPLRVVVAPVRSLLQPQLKGLGDLMPVELSPGTSADLEEVAHRLSDLAYARVDLVTKRGEFAVRGGLLDVFPPTEEHPLRVEFWGDDVEEIRSFAVADQRTIEPVDRLVAVPCRELLLTPEVRGRAEELLAEHPELAEILEKLAEGIPVEGMESLAPALAGDHSMELLADCLPSETVVLLCDPERIRTRAHDLVRTSEEFLQAGWAAAASGGRAPIDVDAAAFKTLAEVRGAALSRGQSWWSIAPFGLDSGEPAAVDQTPWLDVPETVSVSDDTTTLLTLGGQAAPLYHGDTARLLDDLTGWLRDGWKVALVFEGHGPAQRAAEVLRDAGVGAHVSDAAGLAAGELLITTGPLTSGLVDETAQVAIVTGTDISGGRGASTKDMRKMPSRRRNTIDPLELRAGDFVVHEQHGIGRYVELVQRQVNGAEREYLVIEYAPAKRGQPGDRLFVPTDALDQLSRYVGGEQPTLHKMGGSDWQKAKARARKAVREIAAQLIQLYAARQGARGHAFGLDTPWQRELEDAFPYTETPDQLAAIEEVKGDMEKAVPMDRLICGDVGYGKTEIAVRAAFKAVQDGKQVAILVPTTLLAQQHFNTFSERMAQFPVQIRQLSRFQTPSESTRTIEMASEGSADIVIGTHRLLQQATRFKQLGLVVVDEEQRFGVEHKEHLKSLRTNVDVLTMSATPIPRTLEMAITGIREMSTIATPPEERHPVLTYVGAYDDKQVAAAIHRELLRDGQVFYLHNRVESIDKAARRLRELVPEARVVTAHGQMGEEALEKVMIGFWEKEYDVLVATTIIESGIDIPNANTLILERADLLGLAQLHQIRGRVGRGRERAYAYFLYPPEKPLTEHAHERLATIAQHTELGAGMYVAMKDLEIRGAGNLLGGEQSGHIEGVGFDLYVRMVGDAVKAFKGDVGGEEDEEATEVKVDLPVDAHLPVDYIEVERLRLEMYRKIANARSGEELDAVVDELTDRYGEPPAPVVNLIAVARFRALARAYGLSEVSVQGKHLRFSPLELPDSKQLRLKRYHPDAVYKPATSQVSVPRPTTRRIGGEPLRDQALLEWCAQALSDVLGPPAV, encoded by the coding sequence GTGAGGCTGGTCGGTCTGCTGGAGGCGGCCCTCGCCGACCCCGCTCTCGCCCGCGCCGGTGAGCTGGCCCGGGGCGCCGAGGACGTCGACGTCACCGCGCCGTCGGCGCTGCGGCCCTTCCTGGCGGCCACCGCCGCCCGGAACAAGTCGGTCCTCGCCGTCACGGCGACCAGCCGCGAGGCCGACGATCTGGCCGAGGCGCTGTCCTCGTTCCTGTCGCCGGACCAGGTCGCGGCCTACCCGAGCTGGGAGACGCTCCCGCACGAACGTCTGTCGCCCCGGTCCGACACCGTCGGCCGCCGGCTCGCGGTGCTGCGCCGGCTGGCTCACCCGGAACTGGAAGGCCCGCTCCGCGTCGTCGTGGCACCGGTACGCAGCCTGCTCCAGCCGCAGTTGAAAGGACTCGGCGACCTCATGCCGGTGGAGTTGTCCCCGGGCACGAGCGCCGATCTGGAGGAGGTCGCGCACCGGCTCAGCGACCTGGCGTACGCCCGGGTCGACCTGGTGACCAAGCGGGGCGAGTTCGCCGTCCGCGGTGGCCTGCTCGACGTCTTCCCGCCGACCGAGGAGCACCCGCTTCGGGTGGAGTTCTGGGGCGACGACGTGGAGGAGATCCGCTCCTTCGCCGTGGCCGACCAGCGCACCATCGAACCGGTGGACCGGCTGGTCGCGGTGCCGTGCCGGGAGCTGCTGCTGACCCCGGAGGTCCGGGGCCGGGCCGAGGAGTTGCTGGCGGAGCATCCCGAGCTGGCCGAGATCCTGGAGAAGCTGGCCGAGGGCATCCCGGTCGAGGGGATGGAGTCGCTCGCCCCGGCCCTGGCCGGCGACCACAGCATGGAGCTGCTCGCCGACTGCCTGCCCAGCGAGACGGTCGTCCTGCTCTGCGATCCCGAACGCATCCGCACCCGCGCGCATGACCTTGTGCGTACAAGTGAGGAGTTCTTGCAGGCCGGCTGGGCCGCGGCCGCGAGTGGCGGGCGAGCCCCGATCGACGTGGACGCCGCCGCCTTCAAGACGCTGGCCGAGGTACGCGGAGCCGCGCTTTCCCGCGGTCAGTCGTGGTGGTCGATCGCGCCGTTCGGGCTGGACTCGGGCGAGCCGGCGGCGGTCGACCAGACGCCGTGGCTCGACGTTCCCGAGACGGTGTCGGTCAGCGACGACACGACGACGCTGCTCACCCTGGGCGGGCAGGCCGCGCCGCTGTATCACGGCGACACCGCGCGGCTGCTCGACGACCTGACCGGCTGGCTACGTGACGGCTGGAAGGTGGCGCTGGTCTTCGAGGGCCACGGACCGGCTCAGCGGGCCGCCGAGGTGCTGCGTGACGCGGGCGTCGGCGCGCACGTGTCGGACGCGGCCGGCCTCGCCGCGGGCGAGCTGCTCATCACCACAGGCCCGCTGACGAGCGGCCTGGTCGACGAGACCGCCCAGGTCGCGATCGTGACCGGGACCGACATCTCGGGCGGCCGGGGAGCGTCCACGAAGGACATGCGCAAGATGCCGTCCCGGCGGCGCAACACGATCGACCCGCTGGAGCTGCGCGCCGGCGACTTCGTGGTGCACGAGCAGCACGGCATCGGCCGCTACGTCGAGCTGGTGCAGCGGCAGGTCAACGGGGCCGAGCGGGAATACCTGGTCATCGAGTACGCCCCGGCCAAGCGCGGCCAGCCGGGCGATCGGCTGTTCGTCCCCACCGACGCCCTCGACCAACTGTCCCGGTATGTCGGCGGCGAGCAGCCGACCCTGCACAAGATGGGCGGTTCGGACTGGCAGAAGGCCAAGGCTCGCGCGCGCAAGGCGGTCCGGGAGATCGCGGCCCAGCTCATTCAGCTGTACGCGGCGCGGCAGGGCGCCAGGGGACACGCGTTCGGCCTGGACACCCCGTGGCAGCGGGAGCTGGAGGACGCGTTCCCCTACACCGAGACGCCGGACCAGCTCGCCGCGATCGAAGAGGTCAAGGGCGACATGGAGAAGGCCGTGCCGATGGACCGCCTGATCTGCGGCGACGTCGGCTACGGCAAGACCGAGATCGCCGTACGCGCGGCGTTCAAGGCGGTGCAGGACGGCAAGCAGGTCGCCATCCTCGTCCCCACGACGCTGCTCGCCCAGCAGCACTTCAACACCTTCTCCGAGCGGATGGCCCAGTTCCCGGTGCAGATCCGGCAGCTGTCGCGGTTCCAGACCCCGTCGGAGTCCACGCGCACCATCGAGATGGCGTCCGAAGGCAGCGCCGACATCGTCATCGGCACCCACCGGCTGCTTCAGCAGGCCACCCGGTTCAAGCAGCTCGGCCTCGTCGTGGTGGACGAGGAGCAGCGGTTCGGGGTGGAGCACAAGGAACACCTCAAGTCGCTGCGGACCAATGTGGACGTTCTGACCATGTCGGCCACCCCGATTCCGCGTACGCTCGAAATGGCGATCACCGGCATCCGGGAGATGTCCACCATCGCCACCCCTCCGGAGGAGCGCCATCCCGTCCTGACCTACGTCGGGGCGTACGACGACAAGCAGGTCGCCGCCGCCATCCACCGGGAGCTGCTCCGCGACGGCCAGGTGTTCTACCTGCACAACCGGGTCGAGTCGATCGACAAGGCGGCCCGGCGCCTCCGGGAACTCGTCCCCGAGGCCCGCGTCGTCACCGCGCACGGCCAGATGGGCGAGGAAGCCCTCGAGAAGGTGATGATCGGCTTCTGGGAGAAGGAGTACGACGTCCTCGTGGCCACCACGATCATCGAGTCCGGCATCGACATCCCCAACGCCAACACCCTGATCCTCGAACGGGCCGACCTGCTCGGGCTGGCCCAGTTGCACCAGATCCGGGGTCGTGTCGGCCGTGGCCGCGAGCGGGCGTACGCGTACTTCCTGTATCCGCCGGAGAAGCCGCTGACCGAACACGCCCACGAACGGCTGGCGACCATCGCGCAGCACACCGAACTCGGCGCGGGCATGTATGTCGCGATGAAGGACCTGGAGATCCGCGGCGCGGGCAACCTCCTCGGCGGCGAACAGTCCGGCCACATCGAAGGCGTCGGCTTCGACCTCTACGTCCGGATGGTCGGCGACGCCGTCAAGGCGTTCAAGGGCGACGTCGGCGGCGAGGAGGACGAGGAGGCGACCGAGGTCAAGGTCGATCTGCCGGTCGACGCCCACCTGCCGGTCGACTACATCGAGGTCGAACGGCTGCGCCTGGAGATGTACCGGAAGATCGCCAACGCCCGGTCCGGCGAGGAACTCGACGCGGTCGTCGACGAACTCACCGACCGCTACGGGGAGCCGCCGGCGCCGGTCGTCAACCTGATCGCGGTCGCCCGGTTCCGGGCGCTGGCCCGGGCGTACGGGCTCAGCGAGGTGTCGGTACAAGGCAAGCACCTGCGGTTCTCGCCGCTGGAGCTGCCCGACAGCAAGCAGCTCCGGCTCAAGCGGTACCACCCGGACGCCGTCTACAAGCCCGCCACGTCCCAGGTGTCCGTGCCGCGCCCGACCACTCGGCGGATCGGCGGGGAGCCTCTGCGCGACCAGGCCCTGCTGGAGTGGTGTGCGCAGGCGCTGTCCGACGTTCTGGGGCCGCCTGCGGTTTAG